The following coding sequences are from one Haliotis asinina isolate JCU_RB_2024 chromosome 3, JCU_Hal_asi_v2, whole genome shotgun sequence window:
- the LOC137277070 gene encoding tryptophanase-like, producing the protein MSFMEPFRIKMVEPLISLTVEERIKILEDSGWNPFQVEGRHVTFDLATDSGTGALSQNQWAAMMQADEAYFSSHSFKKLEKCVKSLTGFQFMLPAHQGRAVEHLLFPILSKPGMTVFSNSLYFTTRGNAELAGLHVVDVPCQGSPDNSFNGNIDCERLKAELEKVGPEGAMVVLVVASTSPAGQPVSMANIQDLSKICRKFDVPLIMDGCRYAENAYFIKTRDKEYKNMTCKDIALKMFSYFDHVYVSAKKDGLCNTGGFLATNREDVYNKASVRILYTEGYKTYGGLTGRDMEAMTIGLLEGIDDKFLQYRAESTRMFGDILKEVGVHVIDPIGCGIYLNRAKCLPHIPTCEYPAFALHCALYVSGGIRCAQVGDILKLDESNERENPKSQHILRIQIPRRVYTLSHMLHMRDIFKRIIEKREAISGMRVVDFTSSDFSAVLEPVNGELFHD; encoded by the coding sequence ATGTCTTTCATGGAACCATTCCGCATTAAGATGGTAGAGCCCCTCATATCACTCACTGTGGAAGAGCGGATCAAAATATTGGAAGACTCCGGTTGGAATCCCTTCCAAGTTGAAGGTCGTCATGTCACCTTTGATTTAGCCACTGATTCTGGTACCGGCGCCTTGAGTCAAAATCAGTGGGCAGCGATGATGCAGGCAGACGAGGCTTATTTTTCCTCACACAGCTTCAAGAAGTTAGAGAAGTGCGTGAAATCGTTAACAGGATTTCAGTTTATGCTTCCCGCTCACCAAGGAAGGGCGGTGGAGCATCTGTTATTTCCCATTCTGTCAAAACCTGGAATGACAGTGTTTAGCAACTCCCTTTACTTTACTACACGTGGAAATGCTGAACTTGCTGGTTTACATGTTGTTGACGTTCCATGTCAGGGAAGTCCAGATAACTCCTTCAACGGCAACATTGACTGTGAGAGGCTCAAGGCGGAACTGGAGAAAGTGGGTCCGGAAGGTGCAATGGTTGTTTTGGTCGTCGCCAGTACAAGTCCAGCAGGACAACCAGTCTCAATGGCAAATATTCAAGACCTGTCCAAGATTTGTCGCAAATTTGATGTCCCATTGATCATGGATGGATGTCGCTATGCAGAAAATGCTTATTTCATCAAAACACGTGACAAAGAATACAAGAACATGACCTGTAAAGATATCGCTCTGAAGATGTTCTCCTATTTCGATCATGTCTATGTTTCAGCCAAAAAGGATGGGCTGTGTAACACAGGAGGGTTTCTTGCCACAAACAGGGAGGATGTTTACAACAAAGCATCAGTCAGGATCCTTTATACAGAAGGATACAAGACGTATGGTGGACTGACGGGGAGGGATATGGAAGCCATGACGATTGGTCTATTGGAGGGCATTGATGACAAGTTTCTACAGTACAGAGCTGAAAGCACCCGCATGTTTGGAGACATTCTTAAGGAGGTCGGCGTCCATGTTATCGACCCCATAGGATGTGGAATATACTTAAATAGGGCCAAATGTCTTCCACACATCCCAACTTGTGAGTATCCCGCCTTTGCTCTTCACTGTGccttgtatgtcagtggtggcaTCCGATGTGCCCAGGTGGgtgacattttgaaacttgacgAAAGCAACGAACGGGAGAATCCAAAATCCCAACATATTCTTCGGATACAGATACCAAGACGTGTCTACACTCTAAGCCACATGCTGCATATGCGAGACATATTTAAGAGAATCATTGAAAAACGCGAGGCTATCTCTGGCATGCGTGTGGTCGATTTTACTTCTTCTGATTTTAGTGCAGTCCTGGAACCTGTCAATGGGGAACTATTTCATGACTGA